Genomic segment of Maricaulis maris:
GCGGCGAGTTTGACGGCGGCGAGATAGTTCTCGGCGTGTTTTTCGAAGCGCGTGGCGATGGCCCGGAAGTGTTTGATCTTGCTGAAGAAGCGCTCGACGAGATTGCGCTGCCGGTAAAGGAAGGCGCTGAAGCTGGGGATGTTCTTGCGGTTCGGCATCGGCTTGATGCATCCCCATGCGCCACGGGCCTTGAGCGAGACGCGCAACGCGTCGGAATCATAGGCCCGATCGGCCAGCAGGATCTGGCCTTCGCCGATGCCGTCGAGCATGTCGGTGGCGCTGCGTCCGTCATGAGCCTGGCCGGGGGTGAGCTTGAGGGCGACGGGTAGGCCGTTGGCATCCACAAGCGCATGGATTTTCGTGGTCAGCCCGCCTCGCGAGCGCCCCATGCATCGGGTGTCAGGGGTGTCCCTCGCGGCGGCGTGCGGACCCCTTTTTGCGTTCGCCCCATGCTGGTGAACGCGGATCGAAGAGCTGTCGATCATCTGGATGTCGCCGTCGTAAGCGGCTGTAACCGCGTCGAATATCCGATCCCAGACACCCAGCTTGCGCCATCGGACGAACCGGTTGTAGCAGGTCGTCGCCGGACCGTAGCGCTCGGGGATCTCCGCCCAGGGCGAGCCGGTGCGCAGGCGCCAGTAAATCCCGTTGATCACCTTGCGGTCGTCCACGCGCGGCACCCCGCGTGGCTTGTTCGGCAGCAAGGGTTCGATGATCGACCACTCGAAATCGGTCAGTTCGTAACGACGACGGCCCATGATCCAAATCCTCCTCAAGGAGGTTGAATCAGGCTTCGGCAAAAAACGGAATCCCGTTTATGAGTTTATGACCTAGAGCAATCCCGTCCGCTGCGGGCCATCGCCCGGCTCTGTGAGCCACTCTTCGTCGATCCGCACATTGCCGACCGCCTTGTTGGCCTCGCGGATCACCATCGCCTCGGACGGCAGGCCGGTGAGCAGGCTCTCGACCTCCAGATTGTCGGTATCGGTCCAGGCCTCGAAGTCCTCCGGTCCCAGAATGACCGGCATGCGGGTGTGGATGGCGGCCATGGCCGCGTTCGGTTGGGTGGTCAGGATGGTGAAGCTCTCAATCGTCTCGCCCTCGATTTCGACACGGTCCCACAGGCCGGCAAAGCCGAACCAGTCCTGGTCCTTCACCGTGATGAAATGCGGCTGCTTGGCGCCCTTCGGACCGGTCCATTCATAGAAGCCGACCGCCGGAATGATGCAGCGCCGTTTCTGGAAGGGGACCCGAAAGCTGGGCGCCGAGGCGGCGGTCTCCGACTTCGCGTTGAAGGTGGAGAATTTCATCGCTTTCAGCGGCTTGCTCCAGAAAGACGGGACCAGGCCCCAGCGCGCCATGACGGCCTCGCTGCGACCGTCCTCGCGGCGGATGATCGGGGCCCGCTGGGTCGGCGCAATATTCCAGCGCGGCTCGAGATTGAGCGCGCCCTGCTGGAGCCGGAAACTCTCCTGCAGGATCCACCACTGAAGCTTTCCAAGGGCATAGCGTCCACACATGGCGGTGAGACTAGTCGCTCGATGCGATCTGCGAAAGCACCCGGATTCGACGCTTGACTCTTTGGGTCCAGATGAGAACATAAGCGGAACATTCAAGCGAGAGCCAAGCCTGATGACTGTGCCGTCACGCCCTGACCGGCGGCAGCAGCTCGACGAGTTGCGCCGCCAGATACGGGCCCTGGACATGAGCGAAGCCGTGCCTGCGCCGCCGCAGGCCAAGCCGGATCGACCCGATCAGGACGGGACCGGTGCGCGCATGGACCGGCTATCGGGTGAGGTCCCTGCCCCCGCTTCGGCAGCGGCGACCATCGGCGTCGACAATGACCGGACGGGTGACCGGGCGGGCGCCCAGACAGGCGGCAAGACGGGCGACAAGACAGGCGACAAGACAGGCCTGACCCGCGATGCGGCCCGGCACGGCGCCCACCCGCTCGAACTGGCGCCGGGTCTGCACGAGGTCTGTCCGGCCGGCTATCTCGACACGCCGGCCGCGCTGGCCGTGCAGGCCGGTCTGATGGCGACCCATCTGCGCGTCAGCGGACGGCAGCGCCCGGTGCTCTGGGTGCGCCGGTCGATGGGAACGGGGCAGGATTTCGGCCGGCCCTATCCGCCGGCCCTGGCGCAATGGGGGCTCGATCCCTCGCGCCTCATCCTGGTCGAGACCGGCAGCGAGGCCGACACGCTGTGGACACTGGAAGAAGGCCTGAAGGCCGGCGCCGTGGTGATCGGCGAGACCGGGCCCTCGGCCCGCTATGACCTTGTCGCCACCCGCCGGCTTGACCAGGCGGCGCGGCGGGCCGGGGCGCTGGCCCTGGTACTGCGACCGCATGACGGCGTCATGCCGAGCGCCGCGCTGAGCCGCTGGCGCATCGCCGCCCGCCCGTCCCCGGCACGGGCATGGACCGGCGCACGAGGGCTGCCGGGATTGGGAGAACCGCGGTTTCACGCCGCCCTGGAACGGGTCAGGGGCGGCCCGCCACAGGATTACGAGATCGAGTGGAAGCATGCGTCGTTTCATGTCCTTGAACCTGCCCCGCTGGCCGACCGACCGGCACCGGCCGAGCCACACGCCGACCCCGGAGTCTGGCCCGCAAACCGGCCCCGCATCGGCACGGCCTTCACCGGCCGGATTGTCCGCCTCACCGGATAAGCCTCGCCCGACCCGCCGGGTGGCGCCCTTCGCCCTCAGCCACACCACGACAGGCGGGGAGCGGCTCTACGCACTCGACGCCGAAGCCGCGCGCTGCGGCCTTCAGGTCGGTCAGTCCGTCTCGGACGCCAAGGCGCTCGAGCCGATGCTGCAGCTCCGCCCGGCCGATCCGGCCGGTGATATCCGCCGCCTGGCAGCGCTCGCCCGTGGCTGTGGTCGCTGGTCACCCTGGACCGCGCCTGATCCGGGACGCCCCGGCGAGGATGGCGTGCTGCTGGAGATCACCGGCTGCGCCCACCTGTTCGGCGGCGAGGACGCGCTGCTGGCCGAGACCCTCGGCGCCCTCAGGCGCCAGGGCCACAGCGCCCATGGTGCCATCGCGCCCACCATCGGCCTGGCCTGGGGGCTGGCCCGTCATGTCGCGCCCGGACGCCCGACCGGTCAGGTGATCACCGACGACATCACAACCGCGCTGGCGCCGCTGCCGGTCGCCGCCCTGCGCATTGGCGACACGGCCGCCACGCTGCGCCGCTTCGGCCTCAAGCGTATCGGCGACATCCTCGACCTGCCGCGCGCCAGCCTGACCCGCCGTTTCGGACGGGCGCTGGTCGACCGTCTCGACCAGGCGACCGGCCGGACCCGCGAAGTCCTCAACCCGCTGCAACCGGTCACCCCGTTTCGCGCCCGCACCCGCTATGTCGATGCCCTGCTCCTGCTCGACGGGCTGAAACAGGGCGTGCACGATACCGCGACCGGCCTGTGCGAAGCGCTGGAACAGGCCGGCCGCGGGGTGACCCGGCTCGACCTCCATCTCTTTCGCGTCGACGGCAAGACCCACCTCCTCACCCTCGGCACCGCCGCGCCGGCCCGCGACGCCCGCCATATCGCCCGCCTGTTCAACGAGAAGCTCGACCGGGCCGAGATCGATATCGGTTTCGGCATCGAGATGATCGAGCTGACCGCCCGGGCCACCGACCGGCTCGGCGAACGCCAGGACGGGCTGGTCGATGATGGCCGGATCGACGAGACCGATCTTGCCCGCCTGACCGACCGGCTGGTTGTCCGTCTCGGCGAGAGCAAGGTCCAGCGGGCCGCCCGTCGCGCCAGCCACCAGCCCGAGCGCGCGGCGCTCTGGCGCCCGGCCATGAACGCGTCGGTCCACGCCATGCCGGCGCGTGCCGGTTCCGGCCGCTCGATGCTCGCGGTTGCCGAACCGGTGCCGACGGGCGCCCTCCTGCCGCCGCCCTGCCGTCCGCTGCTCATCCTCGCCCGTCCGGAACCGGCCGAGGCCGTCGCCGAGATCCCCGACGGGCCGCCGCGCAGCTTTGTCTGGCGCCGGGTGCGCCACCAGGTCGACCGCGCCGAAGGCCCCGAACGCCTGGCCCCGGAGTGGTGGCGCGAGGGCCTCTGGCAAGCAGAGCGCCCGGCCCGGACCCGCGACTATTTCCGCGTCGAAACCCGCGAGGGTCGCCGGTTCTGGCTCTACCGCGACGGCCTCTACGGCCTGGAAACCACCCGCCCCCAATGGTTCGTCCACGGTGCGTCATGACCCGCCCGTTTGCCGAACTGCTGACGGCCAGCAATTTCACCTTCCTGACCGGGGCCTCGCATCCTGACGAGATGGTGGCCCAGGCCCGGGCGCTGGGCCTCGCGGCGATCGGCCTGGCCGACCGCAACAGCTTTGCCGGCATGGTGCGGGCACACCTGGCGGCAAAGGATGCCGGCATCCCGCTGGTGGTCGGCACCCGGCTGGTGACACGCTGCGGTCTGGAGATCGCGGCCTATCCGACCGATCTCGACGCCTGGGCCCGCCTGACCCGGCTGCTCACCGATGCCAATTTCGCGGCCCGCAAGGGCGATTGCGAGCTGCACGCCGACGCCGTCGCTTCCGCCTCGCACGGCCAGGTCCTGCTGATCATCCCGCCGTGCGAACCGGACCAGGCCTGGCAGGACCGGGTCGCCGCCCTGCTGCCGACGCTGAAGGGCGAGACCCATCTGGTGCTGACGCGCTGGTTTGACGGCCGCGATGGCGAGCGCCTGCATCGCCTGTCCCGGCTGGCGACCGACTGGGGCCTGACCACGGTGGCCAGCACCGACGCGCGCTATCATGCGCCCGGCCGCAAGCCGCTGGCCGATGTGGTCACCTGTATCCGCGAGCATGTCCGCATCGACGAGGCCGGTTTTCACCTCGCCGCCAATGCCGAGCGCCATCTCAAGCCGGCGGCCGAGATCTACCGACTGTTCGACGGATATGAGGAGGCGGTGGCGCGCTCGGTCACCATCGCCCGCCGCCTCACCTTCGCGCTCGACGCGCTGGTCTATCAATATCCCGACGAGGTGATCGGCGAGAACGAGACCCCGAACGAGACCCTGCGCCGGCTCGCCGCCGAGGGCTTGCGCAACCGCTACCCCGCCGGCGCACCGGACAAGATCGAGGCCGCCGTGGCGCGCGAACTCGATCTCATCGAAGACCTCGACTACCCGTCCTATTTCCTCACCGTCCAGGACGTCATCCGCTTTGCCCGCTCGCGCGGCATCCTGTGCCAGGGACGCGGTTCGGCGGCCAATTCGGCCGTCTGTTTCGCCATCGGTGTCACCGAGGTCGACCCGGACCGGATCGATCTCCTGTTCGAGCGCTTTGTTTCGGCCGAACGCGGCGAGCCGCCTGATATCGATGTCGATTTCGAGCACAGCCGCCGCGAGGAGGTGATCCAGTATGTCTACGAGAAATACGGGCGCCGCCGCGCCGCCATGACGGCGACGGTGAACTGCTATCGCCCGCGCGGCGCGATCCGCGAGGTCGGCAAGGTGTTCGGCCTGTCCGGCGACGTCATTTCAGCGCTGTCGAAAAGCCTGTGGGGCTGGTCCTCCGGCGAGATCCAGGAAAGCCGCATCCGCGACGAGCTGGGTCTCGATCCGGACAGCCCGGCGCTGGCAATGACGCTGCGCTATGCGCGCGAGCTGATGGGCTTTCCGCGCCATCTCGCCCAGCATCCCGGCGGCTTCGTGATGACCCGGGCAAGGCTCGACGCGATCGTGCCGCTGCACAATGCCGCCATGCCCGAACGCACCATGCTGGAATGGGACAAGGAGGATATCGACGCGCTCGGCCTCATGAAGGTCGATGTGCTGGGCCTGGGCATGCTGACCTGTGTCGCCCGCGCCTTCGACCTCCTCGCCACCCATCACGGCCGCCACCTGACCATGGCCACCATCCCGGCCGAGGACCCGCGCGTCTATGACATGATCTGCAAGGCCGACACGGTCGGCGTCTTCCAGATCGAGAGCCGGGCCCAGATGACCATGCTGCCGCGGCTGCGGCCGCGCACCTTCTACGACCTGGTGATCGAGGTCGCCATTGTTCGCCCCGGCCCTATCCAGGGCGATATGGTCCACCCCTATCTGCGCCGGCGACGCGGCGAGGAGACGGTCGAGTTTCCGTCCAGGGAGCTCGAGGAGGTGCTGGGCAAGACGCTCGGCGTGCCGCTTTTCCAGGAGCAGGCGATGCGGATCGCCATTGTCGCGGCCGGCTTCACCCCGTCAGAGGCCGACAAGCTGCGCCGCTCCATGGCCGCCTTCCGGCGTT
This window contains:
- a CDS encoding IS5 family transposase, coding for MGRRRYELTDFEWSIIEPLLPNKPRGVPRVDDRKVINGIYWRLRTGSPWAEIPERYGPATTCYNRFVRWRKLGVWDRIFDAVTAAYDGDIQMIDSSSIRVHQHGANAKRGPHAAARDTPDTRCMGRSRGGLTTKIHALVDANGLPVALKLTPGQAHDGRSATDMLDGIGEGQILLADRAYDSDALRVSLKARGAWGCIKPMPNRKNIPSFSAFLYRQRNLVERFFSKIKHFRAIATRFEKHAENYLAAVKLAAIQIWLRFYESVT
- a CDS encoding SOS response-associated peptidase, yielding MCGRYALGKLQWWILQESFRLQQGALNLEPRWNIAPTQRAPIIRREDGRSEAVMARWGLVPSFWSKPLKAMKFSTFNAKSETAASAPSFRVPFQKRRCIIPAVGFYEWTGPKGAKQPHFITVKDQDWFGFAGLWDRVEIEGETIESFTILTTQPNAAMAAIHTRMPVILGPEDFEAWTDTDNLEVESLLTGLPSEAMVIREANKAVGNVRIDEEWLTEPGDGPQRTGLL
- a CDS encoding error-prone DNA polymerase; translated protein: MTRPFAELLTASNFTFLTGASHPDEMVAQARALGLAAIGLADRNSFAGMVRAHLAAKDAGIPLVVGTRLVTRCGLEIAAYPTDLDAWARLTRLLTDANFAARKGDCELHADAVASASHGQVLLIIPPCEPDQAWQDRVAALLPTLKGETHLVLTRWFDGRDGERLHRLSRLATDWGLTTVASTDARYHAPGRKPLADVVTCIREHVRIDEAGFHLAANAERHLKPAAEIYRLFDGYEEAVARSVTIARRLTFALDALVYQYPDEVIGENETPNETLRRLAAEGLRNRYPAGAPDKIEAAVARELDLIEDLDYPSYFLTVQDVIRFARSRGILCQGRGSAANSAVCFAIGVTEVDPDRIDLLFERFVSAERGEPPDIDVDFEHSRREEVIQYVYEKYGRRRAAMTATVNCYRPRGAIREVGKVFGLSGDVISALSKSLWGWSSGEIQESRIRDELGLDPDSPALAMTLRYARELMGFPRHLAQHPGGFVMTRARLDAIVPLHNAAMPERTMLEWDKEDIDALGLMKVDVLGLGMLTCVARAFDLLATHHGRHLTMATIPAEDPRVYDMICKADTVGVFQIESRAQMTMLPRLRPRTFYDLVIEVAIVRPGPIQGDMVHPYLRRRRGEETVEFPSRELEEVLGKTLGVPLFQEQAMRIAIVAAGFTPSEADKLRRSMAAFRRSGTIHEMGRKLMHGMIANGYEPDFAERCFKQLEGFGEYGFPESHAASFALIVYVSCWLKHYYPDVFLAALLNSQPMGFYAPAQLVRDAREHGVEVRPPDINHSDWDATLEETDIPRRDGTGMRYAVRLGLRQIKGMREPAAARLVAARQAGGTYHSLADLARRARLDKGSLDRLANADAVGSLAMDRRKASWTALAEAGKPLPLFDRTDSWGAEHPVALPELTGGEQVAQDYATLRLSLKAHPLSFFRGELAESGHVPCAALADMRDGRWVTLAGLVLVRQRPGSASGVIFATLEDETGIANVIVWPSCFERHRRIVMASKLLGVTGRVQKEGAVIHVVASRLTDQSWRLAALADGENFSEALAHADEIARPGADPRTVALYRRVMQGERLEDILPKSRDFH